The following coding sequences lie in one Thalassoglobus polymorphus genomic window:
- a CDS encoding two-component system sensor histidine kinase NtrB, with amino-acid sequence MFRSPPKNYGKLYQLGIIGLLMLSAVALAITIWVELDFLREQKIVEELIRKLPSDSTASAKELAGALRWQFRLTTLVLVNLVVTGFAVMLLWRAYQLSQESLRDFKALAADILSSIDQAVITIDVQGNVTSINRCGLELLNIKTECVGRPLKELSAVPLHDFCTEWKVEKSPTMFRDYKANVNGSQRALRAFCQTLSDYAGNDLGMVLQLRDVTKRVLIEERMRRMERYMGLGSLAAGLHHEIKNPLTALSLHVQLLEEQIAEDNPSEDVRQMLNVIKTEMARVGGVLEGFRDLASSGQLNLAPVDLMNLIQRQVELATPQAEQQNIQIQTVIKCDLSKEIPADRIRLEQVLLNLILNAMEAMPEGGTLTVTVTEVDGNVQVEVADTGKGIPEDLHDKVFDPYFTTKNEGTGLGLALCDKIMNQHQGNLSFHSSERGTQFQLTLPR; translated from the coding sequence GTGTTTCGTTCTCCCCCGAAAAATTATGGCAAGCTATATCAACTCGGAATCATCGGGTTGCTGATGCTGAGTGCCGTCGCATTGGCGATCACAATCTGGGTGGAACTGGACTTCCTGCGTGAACAAAAAATTGTTGAAGAGTTAATTCGCAAGCTCCCCAGCGATTCGACAGCCTCCGCGAAAGAATTAGCAGGGGCGTTGAGATGGCAGTTCCGCCTGACAACATTAGTTCTCGTCAACCTGGTGGTGACCGGATTCGCCGTCATGCTTTTGTGGCGGGCCTACCAGTTATCTCAAGAATCGCTTCGCGACTTTAAGGCGCTGGCTGCGGATATTCTGAGTAGTATCGATCAGGCTGTCATCACGATTGATGTGCAAGGGAATGTCACCAGTATCAATCGTTGTGGGTTAGAGTTACTCAACATCAAAACAGAATGCGTCGGACGACCACTTAAGGAGCTTTCCGCGGTTCCTCTGCATGATTTTTGTACTGAATGGAAGGTTGAAAAATCCCCGACGATGTTCCGTGATTACAAAGCCAACGTGAATGGAAGCCAAAGAGCACTCCGCGCCTTTTGCCAAACACTCAGCGACTACGCAGGCAACGACCTTGGAATGGTGCTCCAACTACGTGACGTCACGAAGCGGGTTCTGATCGAAGAACGTATGCGCCGCATGGAACGATACATGGGGCTGGGGTCACTCGCTGCGGGCCTTCATCACGAAATCAAGAATCCACTCACAGCCTTGTCGCTGCATGTTCAACTTCTTGAAGAACAAATCGCTGAAGACAATCCCAGCGAGGATGTTCGCCAAATGCTGAATGTCATCAAAACAGAAATGGCTCGTGTTGGAGGAGTGCTGGAAGGATTTCGCGATCTCGCCTCAAGTGGTCAATTGAATCTCGCACCAGTGGATCTGATGAATCTCATCCAACGGCAAGTGGAACTGGCAACTCCGCAAGCAGAGCAGCAGAACATTCAAATTCAAACAGTCATCAAGTGCGACTTATCGAAAGAAATCCCGGCTGATCGAATCCGATTAGAGCAAGTCCTTCTCAATTTAATACTCAATGCCATGGAAGCAATGCCCGAGGGAGGAACTCTCACCGTCACCGTCACTGAAGTTGATGGGAATGTCCAGGTCGAAGTCGCTGATACCGGAAAAGGAATCCCCGAGGACCTGCATGACAAAGTCTTCGATCCGTATTTCACGACAAAAAACGAAGGAACTGGTCTCGGACTTGCACTTTGCGATAAGATAATGAATCAGCATCAAGGCAACCTGAGCTTCCATTCGTCGGAGCGGGGCACGCAGTTTCAACTCACACTTCCACGTTGA
- a CDS encoding sigma-54-dependent transcriptional regulator: protein MMDEEFHILIVDDEPNIRAGLAKGLDKIADHIETASSVNDALDMFDAGYYQLVIADVRLPGDRDGLDLVSLVQQRNPETTTIVITAHGTVETAVDAMRRGAFDFITKPVDLNLIRQQVAKAIEHHRLQTENKRLKGRLAEAGEISGIIGNCRALKEVLTQIKQVADTDATILIQGESGTGKELIARAIHDLSGRSSEPFVAVNLGALPETLLESELFGHEKGAFTGASRQKPGCFEQSNTGTLFLDEITEIPTKSQVDLLRVLETGRYARVGGEELLESNARIVSATNRDIAQLVEEGTFREDLYYRLNIVPIEVPPLRQRRDDIPLLVEHFLNHFCTRHHRPERTFENAAMEVLVSARWPGNVRQLRNVIERLVVTSRETSISKTDLPTDLTTESGTASSPIQSLAEVTEAAEKEAIQIALTAYDCHREQTAKALGVSVRTLHYKMNRYNLH, encoded by the coding sequence ATCATGGATGAAGAATTCCACATTCTCATTGTTGACGATGAGCCGAACATCCGCGCGGGGCTCGCGAAAGGGCTTGATAAAATTGCAGATCACATCGAGACTGCAAGCTCGGTCAACGACGCGCTCGACATGTTCGACGCTGGCTATTATCAGCTTGTCATTGCAGATGTCCGTTTGCCAGGTGATCGAGACGGTTTAGATTTGGTTTCACTCGTCCAACAGCGAAACCCGGAAACAACAACCATCGTCATCACAGCCCATGGAACGGTGGAAACAGCTGTCGACGCAATGCGACGCGGGGCTTTCGACTTCATTACGAAACCGGTTGATCTCAACTTAATTCGACAGCAGGTCGCCAAAGCGATTGAACACCACCGGCTGCAAACTGAGAACAAACGCCTGAAAGGGAGATTGGCTGAAGCTGGTGAAATCTCTGGAATCATTGGCAACTGTCGCGCGCTTAAGGAAGTCTTAACTCAAATTAAACAAGTCGCCGACACCGATGCAACAATATTGATTCAGGGGGAAAGCGGAACCGGGAAAGAACTGATCGCACGCGCGATTCACGACCTTAGCGGTCGGTCATCGGAACCTTTCGTCGCTGTGAATCTGGGAGCACTCCCGGAAACATTATTGGAAAGTGAACTCTTCGGCCATGAAAAAGGAGCCTTCACCGGAGCGTCGCGACAAAAACCGGGATGCTTTGAACAGTCAAATACCGGCACACTATTCCTGGACGAGATCACGGAGATCCCCACAAAAAGCCAGGTCGATTTATTACGAGTCCTTGAAACAGGGAGATACGCTCGCGTGGGCGGCGAGGAATTACTTGAATCAAACGCACGGATTGTCTCAGCCACAAACCGGGACATCGCCCAACTTGTTGAAGAGGGGACCTTTCGGGAAGACTTGTACTACCGCTTGAATATCGTCCCAATTGAAGTCCCCCCACTCCGCCAGCGACGAGACGACATCCCTTTGCTGGTGGAACACTTTCTCAATCACTTCTGCACGAGACACCATCGCCCGGAAAGAACTTTTGAAAACGCCGCGATGGAAGTGCTGGTTTCAGCTCGCTGGCCTGGAAATGTCCGGCAGTTAAGAAACGTGATTGAGCGGCTCGTCGTCACCAGCCGTGAAACTTCCATTTCCAAAACAGATTTACCGACCGATCTTACAACAGAGTCAGGAACCGCCAGTTCACCAATTCAATCACTCGCCGAAGTCACCGAGGCTGCCGAAAAAGAGGCTATTCAAATTGCGCTGACAGCTTATGACTGTCATCGTGAACAAACCGCGAAGGCACTCGGTGTCAGTGTCCGCACACTTCACTACAAAATGAATCGCTACAATTTACATTAG